The following coding sequences lie in one Methanothermobacter sp. MT-2 genomic window:
- a CDS encoding lysyl-tRNA synthetase: MKHWIERIADKLKKMDIEEHVIASGTSISGAIHIGNSCDVFIANAITKSLLEDDLNAKTIWVADDHDPLRKVPYPLPESYKEYLGIPYSRIPCPEDCCGGFVEHFQKPFLESLKEFNIKLEAYSGAQMYKDGSYNEYIRISLEKADKIRRIFNKYRENPLPKDWLPYNPICDKCGRINTTYAYDFHGDKISYNCNCGFNGETDIKMGNGKLTWRVEWAARWKMLNVTCEPFGKDHAASGGSYDVSSEISREIFDYPPPYPVPYEWITFKGEAMSKSKGIFFTPGQWLEIGPPESLNYFIFRSKPMKHKDFNPEMPFLDFMDQFDRTERIYYGMESATSKKEEEKLKRIYKTSMIQEFEDLPLRPSYRFMVVAYQIAGENLQRIYKILKKNSQLPPEFDDKNLNDLKNFQREQLIERIEHVKNWLGKYAPEMVKFQVQEKLPPVELSKEQKMFLSEVADIIEERKLTATELHDEIYKTLRKHNLKPREGFQAIYKVLIGKKMGPRAASFLLSLDKEFVIKRLKLEK; encoded by the coding sequence TTGAAACATTGGATTGAAAGGATAGCCGATAAACTTAAAAAAATGGACATAGAAGAACATGTCATTGCCAGTGGAACCTCCATATCAGGAGCCATACATATTGGGAATTCATGCGACGTTTTCATAGCCAACGCCATAACAAAAAGCTTGCTAGAAGATGATTTAAACGCCAAGACGATCTGGGTAGCTGACGACCATGATCCTCTACGTAAGGTACCTTATCCGCTCCCTGAAAGTTACAAGGAATATCTTGGAATACCATACTCTAGGATACCATGCCCAGAAGACTGTTGCGGGGGATTCGTCGAACATTTCCAAAAACCATTCCTTGAAAGTCTCAAAGAGTTTAATATAAAACTTGAAGCATATTCTGGAGCCCAAATGTACAAGGATGGATCATACAACGAATACATCCGCATCTCCCTTGAAAAGGCAGATAAGATAAGGAGAATATTCAACAAGTATCGTGAAAATCCCCTCCCAAAAGACTGGCTACCATATAATCCCATCTGTGATAAATGTGGTAGAATAAACACAACCTATGCATATGATTTCCATGGTGATAAAATCTCTTATAATTGTAACTGTGGATTTAATGGTGAAACAGATATCAAAATGGGAAATGGTAAACTTACTTGGAGGGTGGAATGGGCTGCGCGATGGAAAATGTTAAATGTCACCTGCGAACCATTCGGTAAAGATCATGCGGCAAGCGGAGGATCCTATGATGTCAGCAGCGAAATATCCAGGGAAATATTTGATTATCCACCACCCTACCCTGTACCATATGAATGGATAACCTTCAAAGGAGAGGCCATGTCAAAATCAAAGGGCATATTCTTCACACCAGGACAATGGCTAGAAATAGGACCTCCAGAAAGTTTGAATTATTTCATATTCAGGAGCAAACCAATGAAACACAAGGACTTCAACCCTGAAATGCCATTCCTAGACTTTATGGACCAATTCGACCGCACAGAAAGAATATACTATGGCATGGAATCAGCCACGTCAAAAAAAGAAGAAGAAAAATTGAAGAGGATCTACAAGACATCTATGATACAAGAATTTGAGGACCTGCCATTACGTCCATCCTATAGGTTCATGGTAGTGGCCTATCAGATAGCCGGCGAAAACCTTCAGAGAATCTATAAAATCCTCAAGAAAAATTCACAATTACCCCCAGAATTCGATGATAAAAACTTAAATGATCTGAAGAATTTTCAAAGAGAACAACTCATTGAAAGAATAGAACACGTGAAAAACTGGCTGGGAAAATACGCCCCAGAAATGGTGAAATTCCAAGTCCAAGAAAAACTACCCCCAGTAGAACTATCAAAAGAACAAAAAATGTTCCTCAGCGAAGTCGCTGACATCATAGAAGAAAGAAAATTAACTGCAACAGAACTACACGACGAAATCTACAAGACACTGAGAAAACACAACCTAAAACCAAGAGAAGGATTCCAGGCAATCTACAAAGTCCTTATAGGGAAAAAGATGGGTCCAAGAGCAGCATCATTCCTCCTATCCCTTGACAAAGAATTCGTCATAAAAAGACTAAAACTGGAAAAATGA